The Entelurus aequoreus isolate RoL-2023_Sb linkage group LG08, RoL_Eaeq_v1.1, whole genome shotgun sequence genome segment GAACTGAAAATTCTCAAGCACTTCAAACATGACAACATCATCGCTATCAAAGACATCCTGCAGCCGAACCTTCCTCACTCTGCCTTCAAGTCTGTGTACGTACTGTGCTTCTTCTTTTGGTGAATAATCCTACAAAACGCTTCACCTCTCTTAAGAGCAGGCTTCATCCGTTCTTGCTTTCAGATTTAGGACAGCTCTAGTTTGAGACGATGACTGGCATATTTATTCTCTAATGTGGGTACATGTCCCCCAGCACGATGGACCCAGCACCATCCTTTCAGACCATAGCTTTCCTAAGTGTgaaagcatgaactgatgaagcttgATTGGATGAGAGTCAAAACGTCTTCTTAGACAATGATGTTGGCGTATTTATCCTTTAAAGTGAGGACATTTCTCAACACGAAGGATCCAGCACCATCCTATCAGATTATAGCTTTCTAAGTCTGAgagcatgaattgatgaagcctagagatgtccgataatgccgatattatcggccgataaatgctttaaaatgtaatatcgaaaattatcgttatcgtttatttaattatcggtatcgtttttttttttttttttattaaatcaacataaaaaacacaagattaggacaccaacccaaaaaacctccctctcctcattcacacaaaggggttgtttctttctgttattaatattctggttcctacattatatatcaatatgtatcaatacagtctgcaagggatacagtccgtaagcacacgattgtgcgtgctgctggtccactaatagtactaaccttcaacagttaattttactcattttcattaattactagtttctatgtaactgtttttatattgttttactttcttttttattcaagaaaatgttttaaatttatttatcttatttttttttaatttttaaaaaggaccttatcttcaccatacctggttgtccaaattaggcataataccgtaatttccggactataagccgctactttttcccctcgttctggtccctgcggcttatacaagggtgcggcttatttacggcctgttcttctccgacaccgacgaagaggatttgggtggttttagtacgcaggaggaagacgatgacacaatgattaaagactgacttttcatataccggtaggctggttattttgataacgtacaggcgagcactttgtattactttgcaccgttgtattatttgtactctgcgcgaatgctgttcgccatctcaaagatgtgaaagtttgattgaatgattgacagatttattgttaataaatgggacgctttgcgttcccaaacagtcatctctgtcccgacaatcccctccgtggtagcaggaacccctatatactacgctaattacacatcaaaaccctgcggcttatagtcgggtgcggcttatatatggagcgatctgtattttcccctaaatttagctggtgcggcttatagtcaggtgcggcttatagtccggaaattacggtaatttgttaattccacgactgtatatatcggtatccgttgatatcggtatcagtaattaagagttggacaatatcggaatatcggatatcggcaaaaagccattatcggacatccctaatgaagcCTATTTAGATGAGAGCCAAAATGTCCTCTAAGACAATCCGAACAGCGTGGTTGTGTTtatttagtgttgtcccgataccaatattttggtactggtactaaaattatttcgatacttttctaaataaaggggaccacaaaaaatttcatttttgggtttatttgaacaaaaaatcttacggtacattaaagatatatttcttattgcaagtttgtccttaaataaaatagtgaacatactagacatcttgtcttttattagtaagtaaacaaacaaaggctcctaattagtcggccgacgtatgcagtaacatattgtgtcattttccattctattgttttgtcaaaattattaaggataagtggtagaaaatgaattattaatccacttgttcattcactgttaatatctgcttactttctctttgttctatctacacttttgttaaaatgtattaatcacttattcttctgttgtttgatactttacattagttttggatggtaccacaaatttgggtatcaatccgataccaagtcgttacaggatcatacattggtcatatttatagtcctaatgtgtccagggacatatttcctgggtttataaacataatataagttaaaaaaaacgaaagaagatgtgatgccaaaaaatatcgacctaatcatagtagtaccgactagatacgctcttgtacgtggtatcattacagtggatgtcaggtatagatctaccaatggcgtgagctacggtgtgtagtgaagcatatttagctattccttgtcctgcagggatgataagaaatgtactttatttgttgccatggaggcaaggattagtgatttagaaggagCGGCTgacagcggctggactttagctgttagctagctagccatgtcttaaagcacctcttccggtgggcgtttccgtgttataacttcacctttatcgttagtttttaagccaaaatgtgtccgttctaccttttctgtctacacacattgtctgtttgtaagtactccgttttTGTGCGTtgtcgaacatgctcgtctgctcatgAACCAggcatgacacgacgtgacgacgacggggggtggtggaccggtacttttcagaggcggtatagtaccgaatatgattcattagtatcgcggtactgtactaataccggtatactgtacaaccctagtttaaTTCAATGCCTTTAAATGACTTGATTATAAAGTAAAACGCACCggataataaagtgcacttttcatGAACAgttgggtctattttcatacaaaaggtcgcaccggattataaagcgtactcaaggggtcgtattatgatttttttttcacacatttaaaaaacttccttgtggtttacacaGCAtggaatggtggttctttggtcaaaatgttgcatagattattttttacagaccatctttaagccgctttctgaccgtctcttcaggatgcacagttttgtgggtggtcttatttaggTAGTGAGTCTACTGTCTGACAGATTTGTTTGAACTGAAAGTTACTTAGgaatagaaatggcaacagcgtaggatgaatgccccataataGGATAGAAAAAAGGTAGCCTCTGCGTATTGACTGGAGCGCAGACTGcaatgttaaaaagttaaagtaccaatgattgtcacacacacacacacactggtggacgcgcgcacatttttggGAATTATCAATaggtaaaagttagtttttcataATAGGTCAAAGCACAATGGTGGACGCGCACAAATTTTCACGAATTATCAATAGGTAAAAGTTATTTTTTCATAATGCGAAATGCTGAACATGGCATTTTTACACACTAAAAAAATAACGAAGAAGCTTCACAAACACATAGGATCAGCTCATTGTTGGTAGTAGTGATTGCGCCCCTGTAGTgacgtgagtgccttttgaccaatcattgaggagattgcCTGAAACCAAGTTGGCCATACAGTCTTTACACATGACTCTACTattgcttatgtgtgactgccatctactggtcacatttatcattacaccaggtaccacaaccagaattaatacataaatatggtGCACCGGGGTTAAAGgcacactgtccatttttgagaaaatgaaagggttttaagtgtgcattattgtccaaaaaatactgtaaatatttgcTTTTAATGCCAGTACCTTGTAGCATCAGTTTGAGTTCTCTTGTTTCTATTCCTTGTCCTTGTAGGTATGTGGTGCTGGACCTCATGGAGAGTGACTTGCACCAGATCATCCACTCTACCCAAACGCTTACATCAGAGCACACCCGCTACTTCCTGTACCAGCTTCTCCGTGGCCTTAAGTACGTGCACTCAGCCAACGTCATCCACCGTGACCTTAAGCCCTCCAACCTACTTGTGAATGAGAACTGCGAGCTGAAAATCGGCGACTTTGGCATGGCTCGGGGTCTCAGCTCGCACCCGGAGGAGTCCCACTCTTTCATGACTGAATACGTGGCGACCCGATGGTACCGCGCTCCCGAGCTGCTGCTGTCTCTGAATCACTACAGCTTGGCGATCGACATGTGGTCTGTAGGCTGCATCTTTGCCGAAATGTTGGGGCGGAAGCAGCTTTTTCCAGGAAAGCACTATGTCCACCAGCTTCAGCTCATTCTGTCCGTGCTGGGAACCCCTCCAGAGGGGCTAATTGGTGCTATTAGAGCTGACAGGGTCCGCTCATACGTTCAGAGTCTTCCATCTCAATCCGGTGTGCCCTTCGCCAAAGTCTACCCCCAAGCTGAGGCCGAGGCTTTGGACCTGCTGGCGTCCATGCTGCGCTTTGACCCACGTGGGCGCATCAGCGTGACTCAAGCGCTGGAACATCCTTACCTCGCGAAGTACCACGATCCCGACGACGAGCCTATATGTGTGCCAGCTTTTGATTTTGAGTTTGACAAGCTTCCGATGAGCAAGGAGCAAATAAAGGAGGAAATCCTGATAGAGATCCAAGACTTTCATAGGAACAAGCAGGCCTCTCGCCAAAGGCTCCAGTTCAAGCCCTTGGCGAGGGCCAACGGAGGAGGAGGAACTGCAGCCCCGGATAACGGCAACCAATGTGTCTCCCCAAGCTTGGCAGAGTCCACGCAAGGTCCGATAGATGTTGGACAAGCCTCACACGTCCAGCAAATGAGAGACGCAGATTCCTCACAGCAAAAAGAACCAACCGAGCCAAACTGTACGTTCACACACCAAATGCACACCTCTAACAAAGACGCCCTCAATTTACCGTGCCTCACTAAAAGCGAAAGCGGCCCGGTTGATGTGGACATGCCCAGCGCCAGTTCGGACAACGGCCAGCCGGAGACCATAGATCTAACCACACCTGTGTCCGGTCACGATGGGGAACCAATGTCGGACAACGTGGTCCCCAGTCAAAGTCCTCGGTCTCAGCCGGGCCAGAACCAGCCCCCTTCCTCCATGACGCCTTCTCTGTCGCTGTCAGTGGCCCAAGTCCAATCACTGTCTCACAACCTCTCACAATCCCTGGCAAAAAAACAGAGGCCACTGCAAGGCACCGGAGATGGGACCAGAAAAGAAGGGGCCATATCGGAAGACACCAAAGCAGCTCTTAAAGCTGCTTTATTCCGAAATAAAGCCAGGGGAGGTATGGTTGGATATTTAGGCCTTGTGCTATTCTAGACTTCaggatttatgtatttttcaatttattttttcTGCTTATTTGCGTTGTAGATGGCGGCGCGTCCACTCTGGGTACCGATGCGGCCGCCACAGGAGGAGGAGCGTCCTCATCTCTTTCTAATTTGGACTTGCGCCGGCCCGTCACGGCTCAGGAGCGCCAGCGTGAGCGAGAGGAGAAGAGGAAGAAAAGGCAGGAGCGGGCGAGGGAAAGAGAGAGGAAACTTAAAGAGAAGGAGCGGCGAGAAGGCAGGCGGGGGGACTCGCTGGGCGGGGTTCTACTGAGTGACAACGACAAAAGCCTCTTACAGCGCTGGACAAAGATGATGGACGGCCGCAGTGACGGAGGGAAGAATAAGGACTGTAATGTGAATCATGCTGTTGGGTGTGAAAACGCTGAAGGATTGCCCAACAGTAAAGCAGACAAGGATGCGACTAAGTTTTTATCTCATGAGCAGCTAATCTCTCAACTTGGAGCGAGTCAGGCCACATTGGTTCATCCTCCCAGCAAAAACCAGCACTTACTTTTCTCAATGAGCCAGCGGAAACCAGCAGATATTGTTGTTGCTGTAAGCGGCTGTGCAGAC includes the following:
- the mapk7 gene encoding mitogen-activated protein kinase 7 — its product is MSSEDGGDGKNGEPVAVAPERMTTVKGNDNQHTIKATGGNTDTSTTAKNLALLKKHSLDVKFDVGEEYDVIETIGTGAYGVVSSARRRDNGQQVAIKKISNAFEVVTNAKRTLRELKILKHFKHDNIIAIKDILQPNLPHSAFKSVYVVLDLMESDLHQIIHSTQTLTSEHTRYFLYQLLRGLKYVHSANVIHRDLKPSNLLVNENCELKIGDFGMARGLSSHPEESHSFMTEYVATRWYRAPELLLSLNHYSLAIDMWSVGCIFAEMLGRKQLFPGKHYVHQLQLILSVLGTPPEGLIGAIRADRVRSYVQSLPSQSGVPFAKVYPQAEAEALDLLASMLRFDPRGRISVTQALEHPYLAKYHDPDDEPICVPAFDFEFDKLPMSKEQIKEEILIEIQDFHRNKQASRQRLQFKPLARANGGGGTAAPDNGNQCVSPSLAESTQGPIDVGQASHVQQMRDADSSQQKEPTEPNCTFTHQMHTSNKDALNLPCLTKSESGPVDVDMPSASSDNGQPETIDLTTPVSGHDGEPMSDNVVPSQSPRSQPGQNQPPSSMTPSLSLSVAQVQSLSHNLSQSLAKKQRPLQGTGDGTRKEGAISEDTKAALKAALFRNKARGDGGASTLGTDAAATGGGASSSLSNLDLRRPVTAQERQREREEKRKKRQERARERERKLKEKERREGRRGDSLGGVLLSDNDKSLLQRWTKMMDGRSDGGKNKDCNVNHAVGCENAEGLPNSKADKDATKFLSHEQLISQLGASQATLVHPPSKNQHLLFSMSQRKPADIVVAVSGCADLMASTGGFVKNNVLKPHDKSSNPSAFNCLGNWSGQQLETRPSQHAKAHRTPPQPQQNFLQSQALSNSQTQLLPLESFLTKGQTTISTSDTNGHNHLNHHVTTSAANGGPMEKLCSSVGEKAGPQTTNALCGPLGVPSQAHTSLGFTDTGQQGPSIAPDIHTVTLQLSKSQVEDVLPPVFSVTPKGSGAGYGVGFDLDDLLTQSLTELQHCDRDSYDSAPLSASLLSDWSEVHRMTPADLESLQQELQLGSPMILSDSIPPDA